Proteins encoded by one window of Bacteroidia bacterium:
- a CDS encoding helix-turn-helix transcriptional regulator, protein MKDKNKLVANNIKAIRVAKQISQAEVAKALSLTPTAYNRIENNKTQITLNVLFIIAEVLNVEVGELLFLPIKSIAHNHNSIVMANFNNGTLHITVDTEDLKKLNKKQPF, encoded by the coding sequence ATGAAAGATAAAAACAAATTGGTTGCCAACAACATAAAGGCAATACGTGTTGCCAAGCAAATTTCACAAGCTGAAGTTGCAAAAGCATTATCACTTACTCCAACTGCTTATAACCGCATAGAAAACAATAAAACACAAATTACTTTAAATGTTCTATTTATTATTGCAGAAGTTTTAAATGTGGAAGTAGGAGAACTACTTTTTTTACCTATTAAAAGCATCGCCCATAATCATAATAGTATTGTAATGGCTAACTTCAATAATGGCACTTTACACATTACCGTTGATACAGAAGATTTGAAGAAACTTAATAAGAAGCAACCATTTTAA